From the unidentified bacterial endosymbiont genome, one window contains:
- the pepA gene encoding leucyl aminopeptidase yields MEFSVKSGSPEKQRSACIVVGVFEPRRLSPIAEQLDKISDGYISALLRRGELEGKPGQTLLLHHVPNVLSERILLIGCGKERELDERQYKQVIQKTINTLNDTGSMEAVCFLTELHVKGRNTYWKVRQAVETAKESLYSFDQLKTNKSEPRRPLRKMVFNVPTRRELTSGERAIQHGLAIASGIKAAKDLGNMPPNICNAAYLASQARQLADSYSKNVITRVIGEQQMKELGMHAYLAVGNGSQNESLMSVIEYKGNPSEDARPVVLVGKGLTFDSGGISIKPAEGMDEMKYDMCGAAAVYGVMRMVAELQLPINVIGVLAGCENMPGGRAYRPGDVLTTMSGQTVEVLNTDAEGRLVLCDVLTYVERFEPEAVIDVATLTGACVIALGHHITGLMSNHNPLAHELIGASEQAGDRAWRLPLGDEFQDQLESNFADMANIGGRPGGAITAGCFLSRFTRKYNWAHLDIAGTAWRSGKAKGATGRPVALLSQFLLNRAGFNGEE; encoded by the coding sequence ATGGAGTTCAGTGTAAAAAGCGGTAGCCCGGAGAAACAGCGGAGTGCCTGCATCGTTGTGGGCGTCTTTGAACCACGTCGACTCTCCCCTATCGCCGAACAACTCGATAAAATCAGTGACGGCTATATCAGCGCCCTGCTGCGCCGTGGCGAACTGGAGGGCAAACCTGGGCAGACGCTGTTGCTGCACCATGTTCCAAACGTCTTGTCCGAGCGCATTTTGCTGATTGGCTGTGGTAAAGAGCGCGAGCTGGATGAACGTCAATATAAGCAAGTTATTCAGAAAACCATTAATACGCTGAATGATACTGGCTCAATGGAAGCAGTGTGCTTCCTGACCGAACTGCACGTTAAAGGCCGTAACACCTACTGGAAGGTCCGTCAGGCTGTTGAAACGGCAAAAGAGAGCCTGTACAGCTTTGATCAGTTAAAAACCAACAAGAGCGAGCCGCGTCGTCCGCTGCGCAAGATGGTCTTTAACGTGCCGACCCGCCGCGAGTTAACCAGCGGTGAGCGCGCGATTCAGCACGGCCTGGCTATTGCTTCGGGCATCAAAGCCGCCAAAGATCTTGGCAACATGCCGCCAAATATCTGCAACGCCGCCTACCTGGCTTCACAGGCGCGTCAGTTGGCGGACTCGTACAGCAAGAACGTCATTACCCGCGTCATCGGCGAACAGCAAATGAAAGAGCTGGGTATGCACGCTTATCTCGCGGTCGGCAACGGCTCTCAGAACGAATCGCTGATGTCGGTCATTGAGTACAAGGGCAATCCGTCTGAAGACGCACGTCCTGTCGTGCTGGTGGGTAAAGGCCTGACCTTCGACTCTGGCGGTATTTCCATCAAGCCAGCCGAAGGCATGGATGAGATGAAATACGACATGTGCGGTGCGGCGGCCGTCTATGGCGTGATGCGAATGGTCGCTGAACTTCAACTGCCGATCAACGTTATCGGCGTGCTGGCGGGCTGTGAAAACATGCCTGGCGGACGAGCATACCGTCCCGGCGACGTGCTGACCACCATGTCCGGGCAGACGGTTGAAGTGCTGAACACCGACGCCGAAGGCCGCCTGGTACTGTGTGACGTGCTGACCTACGTCGAGCGTTTCGAACCGGAAGCGGTAATCGACGTGGCAACGTTAACCGGCGCCTGCGTCATTGCGCTGGGCCACCACATCACCGGGCTGATGTCGAACCACAACCCGCTGGCCCACGAGCTTATCGGCGCATCCGAACAGGCCGGTGACCGCGCGTGGCGCCTGCCGCTGGGCGATGAGTTCCAGGACCAGCTGGAGTCCAACTTCGCGGATATGGCGAACATCGGCGGCCGTCCCGGTGGTGCGATTACCGCGGGCTGCTTCCTGTCGCGCTTCACCCGCAAGTATAACTGGGCACACCTTGATATCGCGGGCACCGCATGGCGCTCCGGTAAAGCCAAAGGTGCGACCGGTCGTCCGGTTGCGCTGTTGTCGCAGTTCCTGCTGAACCGCGCCGGGTTCAATGGCGAAGAGTAA
- the lptF gene encoding LPS export ABC transporter permease LptF, whose product MIIIRYLVRETLKSQLAILFILLLIFFCQKLVRILGAAVDGEIPTNLVLSLLGLGIPEMAQLILPLSLFLGLLMTLGRLYTESEITVMHACGLSKAVLLKAAMVLALFTGIVAAVNVMWAGPMSSRHQDEVLAEAKANPGLAALAQGQFQQATDGNSVLFIESVDGSRFNDVFLAQLRTKGNARPSVVVADSGQLAQRKDGSQIVTLNKGTRFEGTAMLRDFRITDFQNYQAIIGHQTVALDPTDTEQMDMRTLWNTDTDRARAEFHWRLTLVFTVFMMALIVVPLSVVNPRQGRVLSMLPAMLLYLVYFLLQTSIRSNGGKGKLDPMIWTWSVNFLYILLALGLNLWDTVLVRRIRARLSRKGAL is encoded by the coding sequence GTGATAATCATAAGATATCTGGTGCGAGAGACGCTCAAAAGCCAGCTGGCGATCCTCTTTATCCTGCTGCTGATTTTCTTCTGTCAGAAGCTGGTCAGGATCCTTGGTGCGGCCGTTGACGGCGAAATTCCAACAAATCTGGTGCTTTCCCTGCTTGGATTAGGGATCCCGGAAATGGCACAGCTTATTCTGCCGCTGAGCCTTTTCCTCGGCCTGCTCATGACGCTGGGAAGGCTTTATACCGAAAGTGAAATCACGGTGATGCACGCCTGCGGCTTGAGCAAAGCCGTGCTGCTGAAAGCGGCGATGGTGCTGGCGCTGTTTACCGGTATTGTGGCTGCGGTGAATGTGATGTGGGCTGGCCCAATGTCTTCCCGACATCAGGATGAAGTGTTGGCTGAAGCCAAAGCAAACCCCGGCCTGGCGGCGTTAGCGCAAGGTCAATTCCAGCAGGCCACCGACGGCAACTCCGTGCTGTTTATCGAGAGCGTCGACGGCAGCAGATTTAACGATGTCTTCCTTGCGCAGTTGCGCACCAAAGGGAATGCTCGCCCGTCGGTGGTAGTGGCAGACTCCGGCCAGCTTGCCCAGCGTAAAGATGGTTCCCAGATAGTGACGCTGAATAAAGGGACCCGCTTTGAAGGCACCGCGATGCTGCGCGACTTCCGTATTACCGATTTCCAGAATTATCAGGCCATTATTGGTCATCAGACCGTCGCGCTGGATCCCACGGATACCGAGCAGATGGACATGCGCACCCTGTGGAATACCGATACCGACAGAGCGCGGGCCGAGTTCCACTGGCGCCTCACGCTTGTATTCACCGTATTTATGATGGCACTGATTGTTGTTCCGCTGAGCGTGGTCAACCCGCGTCAGGGGCGCGTACTGTCAATGCTGCCAGCGATGCTGCTTTACCTGGTGTATTTCCTGCTGCAAACCTCGATTCGCTCTAACGGCGGCAAAGGCAAGCTGGATCCGATGATCTGGACGTGGTCAGTCAACTTTTTGTACATCCTGCTGGCGCTGGGATTAAACCTGTGGGATACGGTGCTAGTACGTCGCATTCG